One region of Chryseobacterium muglaense genomic DNA includes:
- a CDS encoding BatD family protein codes for MTQKIIYTLFTLISVISYGQVELSMKPDKTDYNGKEIVNLTIILELNGNNLEQKSKIMLPDLSKFNMIGSGSFNQIVNDAETNTAIDQYITRVALEPKQKGKIRIGSVLVNVNNKIYKTEPFDIFIKDIVEKKPVANLANEVYLNMEIEDREVYQDQPTVAVLRVYSKNIDNLRKVKNIRLPEQDNINVHAINFKRSEIDPSGYANMASQILAVFMVFPNESGYVEVPSVSASVNTYSKKSNIASNKVRLNVKKLPEGSPESFKNAVGNFKVDIYCPSKEKIEAKKPVNVTVKVSGEGNLADMSLPKIEESADYEIFAPKITSHIHTGLKGMKGEVFAKYILIPKKAGELIVRTEAFAFFNPAEKEYVNLGQEKLGLTAFSHDQVLEARSTVEKVNDYTNTLLETVDSPVLKTTSFKVKEKSKFNWNVLFVNIAILIGLFIAYMLFKYWQKKQKIIKEKPTPKPLGSVAETEKEIRESLKTDISDYFAYLENLKISGDYPKFFETFEEMDAEVRSQYFQSSKEDFKIFLERQNGKSVAEAYQELLQKIQIEKYSPLTTEDSLNDLLTDIVKLYSLISK; via the coding sequence ATGACACAAAAAATTATTTACACACTATTTACCCTCATATCTGTAATTTCTTACGGACAGGTAGAGCTGTCGATGAAACCTGATAAAACAGATTACAACGGTAAAGAAATCGTAAATCTTACCATTATTTTAGAATTAAATGGAAATAATCTGGAACAGAAAAGTAAAATAATGCTTCCCGATTTATCGAAGTTTAATATGATTGGTAGCGGATCATTCAATCAAATCGTAAATGATGCCGAAACCAATACCGCAATCGACCAATACATTACGCGTGTAGCTCTTGAACCTAAACAGAAAGGAAAAATCAGAATTGGTTCTGTATTGGTAAATGTCAACAACAAAATCTATAAAACCGAACCCTTCGATATTTTCATAAAAGATATTGTTGAGAAAAAACCGGTGGCAAATCTTGCCAATGAGGTTTACCTTAATATGGAAATTGAAGACCGTGAAGTTTATCAAGACCAGCCTACTGTGGCTGTTTTACGTGTTTATTCTAAAAACATAGATAATCTTAGAAAGGTGAAAAATATAAGACTTCCTGAGCAGGATAATATCAACGTACATGCAATCAATTTTAAAAGATCAGAGATTGATCCTTCCGGTTATGCCAATATGGCATCGCAGATTTTGGCTGTTTTTATGGTATTTCCCAATGAGTCTGGTTACGTAGAAGTACCTTCAGTTTCGGCTTCTGTAAATACGTATTCTAAGAAAAGTAATATCGCATCCAATAAAGTAAGACTTAATGTAAAAAAGCTTCCTGAAGGTTCACCAGAATCTTTTAAAAATGCTGTCGGTAATTTTAAAGTAGATATTTATTGCCCTTCAAAAGAAAAAATTGAGGCAAAAAAACCTGTAAATGTAACAGTAAAAGTTTCTGGTGAAGGTAACCTTGCCGACATGAGCCTTCCAAAAATTGAAGAATCTGCTGATTACGAGATTTTTGCACCAAAAATAACCTCACATATACATACTGGTCTTAAAGGAATGAAAGGTGAAGTTTTTGCTAAATATATTTTAATTCCTAAAAAAGCGGGTGAACTGATTGTGAGAACAGAAGCTTTTGCTTTCTTCAATCCTGCAGAAAAAGAATATGTAAATCTTGGACAGGAAAAATTGGGTTTAACGGCTTTTTCGCATGACCAGGTTTTAGAAGCAAGATCTACAGTAGAAAAAGTAAATGATTATACAAATACTTTACTTGAAACAGTCGATAGTCCGGTTTTAAAAACCACTTCATTTAAAGTAAAAGAAAAAAGTAAATTCAACTGGAATGTGCTTTTCGTGAATATTGCGATATTAATTGGGTTATTTATAGCTTATATGCTGTTTAAATATTGGCAAAAAAAGCAAAAAATAATTAAGGAAAAACCAACTCCAAAACCTTTAGGTTCCGTTGCTGAAACTGAAAAAGAGATTAGAGAAAGTTTAAAAACCGATATCAGCGATTATTTTGCTTACCTTGAAAATCTGAAAATTTCCGGTGATTATCCTAAGTTTTTCGAAACCTTTGAAGAAATGGATGCTGAAGTAAGAAGTCAGTATTTCCAAAGTTCTAAAGAAGATTTTAAAATATTTCTTGAAAGGCAAAACGGCAAATCTGTTGCTGAAGCGTATCAGGAATTATTGCAAAAGATTCAGATTGAGAAGTATTCTCCACTTACAACAGAAGACTCATTAAATGACTTATTAACCGATATTGTTAAATTATATTCTCTTATTAGTAAATAA
- a CDS encoding tetratricopeptide repeat protein yields the protein MNTKIVFSALIIAFSFSGVVFGQESYKTLVFEGNKKFNANDYDGASSKYMEAIQSNSGDFTAHYNLGNALYKRKMYQDAKEEYAKAEKLSQTLPDKAATLHNLGNTMMQLNQPDKAADYYKQSLKQDPYNEATRKNYEIAKLKQKEMERSNGKKDDSPGKNGGGENKNKGEKGDSKNQKQEQGKGPQQNKGEDNKPKEKGGDGKLSKELEKAILDSINGRERKTAKRILDKKSYSKPQSNEKDW from the coding sequence ATGAATACTAAAATTGTATTTTCAGCGTTAATAATTGCTTTTTCGTTCTCAGGTGTAGTATTTGGGCAGGAAAGTTATAAGACTTTAGTCTTTGAAGGCAACAAAAAGTTTAATGCTAATGATTATGATGGCGCTTCTTCAAAGTACATGGAAGCTATACAATCAAATTCTGGTGATTTTACAGCGCATTACAATTTAGGAAATGCTCTGTACAAAAGGAAAATGTATCAGGATGCGAAAGAAGAGTATGCAAAAGCAGAAAAACTTTCTCAGACTTTGCCGGATAAAGCAGCAACGCTTCACAATTTGGGTAATACCATGATGCAGCTGAATCAGCCGGATAAAGCAGCTGATTATTACAAACAATCTCTGAAACAGGATCCTTATAACGAGGCTACCAGAAAAAATTACGAGATTGCTAAGCTGAAGCAGAAGGAAATGGAACGAAGCAACGGCAAGAAAGACGATAGCCCCGGTAAAAACGGTGGCGGAGAAAATAAAAACAAAGGAGAAAAAGGAGATTCTAAAAATCAAAAACAGGAGCAAGGCAAGGGTCCTCAACAAAATAAAGGAGAGGATAATAAACCCAAAGAAAAAGGAGGTGACGGTAAGCTTTCCAAAGAATTAGAAAAAGCCATCCTGGATAGTATTAATGGTAGAGAACGAAAAACTGCCAAAAGAATTTTAGATAAAAAATCTTATTCAAAGCCACAAAGCAACGAGAAAGATTGGTGA
- a CDS encoding 1-acyl-sn-glycerol-3-phosphate acyltransferase — protein MKKLIGSLLLKILGWKVVLQGDVNNLDRCILVVAPHTHNMEYILGNLAYWKLGKKLKIIIKDSHTKAWYGSVVKGLGGIGIDRSQKNDLINFVANEFKKEDFSLVITPEGTRSWVPKWRKGFYHMALAAKVPIVLAAGDFKRNTVYLGYQIPYERLETASFAEVMQEIQDYYIKNDIGPKIPANWNPNIMGNDAE, from the coding sequence ATGAAAAAACTGATAGGTAGTCTCTTACTGAAAATTTTGGGTTGGAAAGTTGTTCTCCAAGGTGATGTCAACAATCTCGACCGTTGTATTCTGGTTGTAGCTCCGCATACCCATAATATGGAATATATTTTAGGAAACTTAGCCTATTGGAAATTAGGAAAAAAACTAAAAATCATCATCAAAGACTCACATACTAAAGCTTGGTATGGCTCAGTTGTAAAAGGATTAGGAGGAATAGGCATCGACAGAAGTCAGAAAAATGATTTGATTAATTTCGTTGCAAATGAGTTTAAAAAAGAAGATTTCAGCTTGGTAATTACTCCGGAAGGAACAAGAAGCTGGGTTCCGAAATGGAGAAAAGGTTTTTACCACATGGCTTTGGCAGCAAAAGTGCCAATTGTTTTAGCTGCAGGAGATTTTAAAAGAAATACCGTTTACTTAGGATACCAAATTCCTTATGAAAGATTAGAAACAGCAAGTTTTGCAGAAGTAATGCAGGAGATTCAGGATTATTATATTAAAAACGATATCGGCCCTAAAATTCCAGCCAACTGGAATCCCAATATTATGGGAAATGATGCTGAATAA
- a CDS encoding RNA polymerase sigma factor, with translation MSKTKLNWQKIYLDHSPKLLGICRRYIPDLQNAEDIVQDSFITAIQKNHQLKDEKAIFGWLKKIVVNNALQFIRKASKDTFITSEPSEISDTLTEMTSSAMDEKNHILTYDFTREELLKSIDSLPSHHKSVFNLYYIENYSHAEISGLLEIPVNTSKSHLMRAKKSVQNYLMTHFVNNETQKNKTAQLLVFLGFGGLLWAQNFQRKFSDFAISPSQNFEIPSDICSNTISFSSTHHFWKQKAIIGTTFFIIMVGSVLLFTPKNYLIQTFSPNILNSKAEENKNSNDENKINNDEESPLSESLEDLKTSRRSVSENDKDLKSENHFIKTKNTVSSKIITLKDSAETVSHKVIVVKKIIQRDTIFIER, from the coding sequence ATGTCAAAAACAAAACTCAACTGGCAAAAAATTTACCTCGACCACTCCCCAAAACTTTTGGGGATTTGTCGTAGATATATACCAGATCTTCAAAATGCAGAAGATATTGTGCAGGACAGTTTTATAACGGCAATTCAGAAAAATCATCAGTTGAAAGATGAAAAAGCAATTTTCGGTTGGTTGAAAAAAATTGTGGTCAATAATGCATTGCAATTTATCCGAAAGGCTAGTAAAGATACTTTTATCACCTCCGAACCATCAGAAATCTCAGATACATTGACCGAAATGACCTCATCTGCAATGGACGAAAAAAACCACATTTTAACCTACGATTTTACGAGAGAAGAGCTGTTGAAATCTATCGACAGTTTGCCTTCTCACCACAAATCGGTTTTCAATTTATATTATATCGAAAACTACTCACACGCAGAAATCTCCGGCTTACTGGAAATTCCGGTCAATACTTCAAAGTCGCATTTGATGAGGGCTAAAAAATCGGTGCAAAACTATTTAATGACTCATTTCGTTAATAATGAAACACAAAAAAATAAAACCGCACAGCTTTTAGTTTTTCTTGGATTTGGCGGGTTATTATGGGCTCAGAATTTTCAAAGGAAGTTTTCAGATTTTGCTATTTCACCATCTCAAAATTTCGAAATTCCTTCGGATATATGTTCCAATACGATATCATTTTCTTCAACTCATCATTTCTGGAAACAGAAAGCAATCATTGGGACTACGTTCTTCATTATTATGGTAGGATCTGTTTTACTTTTCACGCCTAAAAATTATTTAATACAAACATTTAGTCCCAATATTTTAAATTCTAAAGCAGAAGAAAATAAGAATTCAAACGATGAAAATAAAATAAATAATGATGAAGAATCACCCTTAAGTGAAAGTTTAGAAGATCTAAAAACAAGCCGGAGATCAGTTTCAGAAAATGATAAAGATTTAAAATCAGAAAATCATTTCATTAAAACAAAAAATACTGTATCTTCAAAAATTATTACTCTTAAAGATTCTGCTGAAACCGTTTCTCACAAAGTGATTGTGGTAAAAAAAATCATTCAGCGAGACACTATTTTTATAGAAAGATAA
- a CDS encoding protease complex subunit PrcB family protein — MKKHLLLLLCSIFFMTISCRSNNDENMESKTPINFQLIGKGNLMGSSYAPPQNTAITNSTQWNNFLNQIDSSNNHPSSSFTETNIDFNQFMVILVVDSVYPNGGHSVDIMTVDENAQNIEVDVEKLLQGNVTTVITQPYHIVKIPKILKPVIFN; from the coding sequence ATGAAAAAACATTTACTTCTTTTATTATGTTCCATCTTTTTTATGACAATCTCCTGTCGTAGTAATAATGATGAAAACATGGAGAGCAAAACCCCAATTAATTTTCAATTGATTGGAAAAGGAAATCTGATGGGGTCATCTTATGCTCCCCCACAAAATACAGCCATCACAAATTCTACCCAATGGAACAATTTTCTGAATCAAATAGACAGTTCTAATAATCACCCTTCTTCAAGTTTTACGGAGACCAATATCGATTTTAATCAGTTTATGGTTATTCTAGTAGTTGATTCTGTATATCCAAACGGCGGGCATTCTGTTGACATTATGACCGTTGATGAAAACGCTCAGAATATTGAAGTTGATGTAGAAAAATTACTTCAGGGAAATGTCACAACAGTGATTACTCAACCTTATCACATCGTGAAAATACCTAAAATTCTAAAACCTGTGATATTTAATTAA
- a CDS encoding MarC family protein, giving the protein MEVFNSFSFKEVITSFMVLFAVIDIIGSVPIVVSLQQKFGQIEAGRASITAGVIMIVFLFVGNKILKFIGVDVNSFAIAGAFVIFIIALEMILGIEINKTTEAKSASIVPIAFPLVAGAGTLTTTLSLRAEFHDINIICGIILNTIFVYLVLKSAKWIEKKMGEASLAILQKVFGIILLAISIKLFTANFAQLVQNYINF; this is encoded by the coding sequence ATGGAGGTTTTCAACAGTTTCTCTTTTAAAGAAGTTATTACCAGTTTTATGGTACTTTTCGCCGTTATCGACATCATCGGTTCGGTGCCTATTGTGGTGAGTTTGCAACAGAAATTCGGACAGATTGAAGCAGGAAGAGCTTCAATTACTGCCGGAGTTATTATGATTGTTTTTCTTTTTGTAGGAAATAAAATCTTAAAATTTATTGGGGTAGATGTCAACTCATTTGCCATTGCAGGGGCTTTTGTTATTTTTATCATTGCCCTCGAAATGATTTTAGGAATTGAAATCAACAAAACAACCGAAGCAAAATCGGCCTCCATTGTTCCCATTGCATTTCCTTTGGTTGCAGGAGCAGGAACTTTAACGACCACTTTATCTTTAAGAGCAGAGTTTCACGATATTAACATTATTTGTGGTATCATTCTCAATACAATTTTCGTATATTTGGTGCTGAAATCTGCGAAGTGGATCGAGAAGAAAATGGGAGAGGCGTCTTTGGCAATTCTTCAGAAAGTTTTCGGAATTATCTTACTGGCAATTTCAATTAAATTATTTACCGCAAATTTTGCGCAGCTGGTGCAGAATTATATAAATTTTTAA
- a CDS encoding HD domain-containing protein produces the protein MKIQKEIDFIIAVDALKNVQRRNYNADDSRRENTAEHSWQIIILAQILFPYAKNRADIDLLRVIRMLSIHDLVEIEAGDTFLFDEAAMIGKFEREKQSAQNIFGILDEPIRSEFFNLWLEFEEEQTPDAIFACAIDRIMPFILNTYTSGKSWTEAKVTELQIRNMLEKAISRASDEMGEAFQTLLNLNLENEKVLR, from the coding sequence ATGAAAATACAGAAAGAAATTGATTTTATCATCGCCGTAGATGCTCTGAAAAATGTGCAGAGAAGAAATTACAATGCAGACGACTCCAGAAGAGAAAATACAGCGGAACATTCTTGGCAAATCATTATTTTGGCTCAAATTCTTTTTCCTTATGCCAAAAACCGAGCTGATATAGATTTATTGAGAGTGATTAGAATGCTTTCTATTCATGATTTGGTAGAAATTGAAGCCGGTGATACTTTTCTTTTTGACGAAGCGGCAATGATTGGGAAATTTGAAAGAGAAAAGCAGTCTGCTCAAAATATTTTTGGGATTTTAGATGAGCCGATCCGTTCAGAATTTTTCAACCTGTGGCTTGAATTTGAAGAAGAGCAAACTCCCGATGCAATCTTTGCTTGCGCTATCGACAGAATTATGCCTTTTATTCTCAATACCTATACATCCGGGAAAAGCTGGACGGAAGCTAAAGTAACCGAACTGCAAATAAGAAATATGCTTGAAAAGGCTATAAGCAGAGCTTCAGATGAAATGGGAGAGGCTTTTCAGACTTTGTTAAATTTAAATTTAGAAAACGAAAAAGTCTTAAGATAG
- a CDS encoding PaaI family thioesterase, producing the protein MKDKTKEEILEFINNWGEETFAKTIGIHFIDIDIENETLTATMPITPNIHQPFGIMHGGASCVLAETMGSSLSNIFIDGNKYFGVGTNINSNHLRSKKDGIVTAIARFIRKGKTMHVSEIEIRDEKGQLINHTTMTNNIINR; encoded by the coding sequence ATTAAAGATAAAACAAAAGAAGAGATATTAGAATTCATCAATAACTGGGGGGAGGAAACTTTTGCGAAAACGATTGGTATTCATTTTATCGATATTGATATTGAAAACGAAACGCTGACTGCAACAATGCCTATTACGCCAAATATTCATCAGCCTTTTGGAATTATGCACGGTGGAGCAAGCTGTGTTTTAGCAGAAACAATGGGCTCTAGTCTTTCTAATATTTTCATTGACGGAAATAAATATTTTGGCGTAGGAACCAACATTAATTCGAACCATTTAAGAAGCAAAAAAGACGGAATCGTAACTGCAATTGCAAGATTCATCAGAAAAGGAAAAACAATGCACGTTTCTGAGATTGAAATTCGTGACGAAAAAGGTCAGCTCATCAATCATACAACGATGACGAACAATATTATCAACCGATAA
- a CDS encoding PadR family transcriptional regulator has translation MNTENTKAQMRKGILEFCILSLINNREMYVSDLIDELKKGKLDVVEGTLYPLLTRLKNGEFLSYRWEESTGGPPRKYYQITKKGETFLSELQNTWKELTDSVTQITQKH, from the coding sequence ATGAATACCGAAAATACCAAAGCGCAAATGCGAAAAGGGATTCTGGAATTCTGTATTTTAAGCCTTATCAATAACCGCGAAATGTATGTTTCTGATTTAATTGATGAGCTGAAAAAAGGAAAACTGGATGTCGTGGAAGGAACCCTCTACCCTCTTTTAACCCGATTGAAAAACGGAGAATTTCTCTCTTACAGATGGGAAGAATCTACAGGAGGCCCACCCAGAAAATATTATCAGATTACAAAAAAAGGAGAAACTTTTTTATCTGAACTACAAAACACCTGGAAAGAATTGACAGATTCTGTAACCCAAATTACTCAAAAACACTAA
- a CDS encoding PspC domain-containing protein yields MNKTLSIGLAGFSFTIEEHAYIKLSDYLNALRSSLDASEADEVMHDIEIRMVEIFRDTLGKREVINDTDVEKVIAQIGSPEKIEEQEEAYYSEKNTKTQATGTSYSDKKQLFRDPETQKIAGVCAGLAAYFGMEISWMRLIWVGAFLFLWVAPGSSFLVVILYFILWAVLPKAETASDFLKMKGKPLNFDNLKEESSKIVQFANETTTRAGEIFIENKPYVTNAGNGAWNILKYIIGGFFAFMAISSIIGVFVVFGLFGIDSDFPGANEMKFYFDEDGLYNVLAAIIIVGALIPAILFSLLSIKIFSPKTKLRNIGWVLGALFLTVIGLGTFFGVSMAKREMLFKGHKEDVEEVAINTTSDTIYVDMKNVTIPQHFTAYDDDLYSDKISVFKKDWIHVDVTRKTDIKTPYLIIKKEAKGYNLPLNVSVPVEIVDNKVILPNYVKYPYDHRFRDYSIDYELVIPQNAIVIPVKKDQINFDGDTDGNGINDNDESDDNENGNISIEKNKISINGSTIEYSSNDKDSVIINGVKVSERDAKKKIDSIKNIIKLKENEIKNIEIKDGDSKISIKTK; encoded by the coding sequence ATGAACAAGACACTCTCAATAGGACTCGCAGGTTTTTCTTTCACCATAGAAGAACACGCATATATAAAGCTCAGCGATTATCTTAATGCACTGAGAAGCTCTTTAGACGCTTCTGAAGCTGATGAGGTAATGCACGACATAGAAATAAGAATGGTAGAAATTTTCAGAGATACTTTAGGAAAACGTGAAGTAATTAATGATACCGATGTAGAAAAAGTAATTGCACAAATCGGATCTCCTGAAAAAATCGAAGAACAGGAAGAAGCATATTATTCTGAAAAAAATACCAAAACTCAAGCTACAGGAACAAGCTACAGTGACAAAAAGCAATTGTTTCGTGATCCTGAAACACAAAAAATTGCCGGAGTTTGCGCTGGTTTAGCAGCCTATTTCGGAATGGAAATCAGCTGGATGAGATTGATTTGGGTAGGAGCATTTTTATTTCTTTGGGTGGCACCAGGATCATCTTTTCTTGTAGTCATTCTATACTTTATTCTTTGGGCTGTTTTACCAAAAGCTGAAACTGCTTCAGATTTTTTGAAGATGAAAGGAAAACCTTTGAATTTTGATAATTTAAAAGAAGAATCCAGTAAGATTGTACAGTTTGCCAATGAAACAACAACAAGAGCAGGAGAAATTTTCATTGAAAACAAACCTTATGTTACCAATGCAGGAAATGGCGCCTGGAATATTTTAAAATATATTATCGGTGGGTTCTTTGCGTTCATGGCGATAAGCAGTATTATTGGAGTATTTGTAGTATTCGGACTTTTCGGGATAGACTCTGACTTTCCGGGAGCTAATGAAATGAAATTTTACTTTGATGAAGATGGTTTGTACAATGTTTTGGCAGCAATCATTATTGTAGGAGCTTTAATTCCGGCTATCCTTTTTAGCTTGTTGAGTATTAAAATATTCTCGCCAAAAACTAAATTGAGAAATATCGGCTGGGTTTTAGGAGCTTTATTTTTAACAGTAATAGGCTTGGGGACCTTTTTCGGAGTGAGCATGGCAAAAAGAGAAATGCTTTTTAAAGGTCATAAAGAAGATGTAGAAGAGGTTGCCATCAATACAACTTCAGATACAATCTATGTTGACATGAAAAACGTAACGATTCCTCAGCATTTTACAGCATACGACGATGATCTTTACTCTGATAAAATTTCTGTTTTCAAAAAAGACTGGATTCATGTAGACGTTACAAGAAAAACAGACATTAAAACGCCCTATTTAATTATAAAGAAAGAAGCAAAAGGTTATAATTTACCTCTAAACGTAAGTGTTCCTGTAGAAATTGTAGATAATAAAGTAATTCTTCCAAACTATGTTAAATATCCTTACGATCACCGTTTCAGAGATTACAGTATTGATTACGAGTTGGTAATTCCTCAAAATGCGATTGTAATTCCCGTGAAAAAAGATCAAATCAATTTTGATGGTGATACTGATGGAAACGGAATCAACGATAATGACGAATCTGATGATAACGAAAACGGAAACATCAGCATTGAAAAAAATAAAATCTCTATTAACGGCTCTACTATCGAGTACAGTTCAAATGATAAAGACAGTGTAATTATCAATGGAGTAAAAGTTTCTGAAAGAGATGCTAAAAAGAAAATTGATTCTATCAAGAATATCATCAAGCTGAAAGAAAATGAGATCAAAAACATCGAGATAAAAGACGGTGACAGTAAAATCTCTATAAAAACCAAATAA
- a CDS encoding XAC2610-related protein — protein MNYSRFLMTSVLLGGLCSAQNFFELPNVSEKFSVIVTVESCTDNQCSGKATFDIYDKSSMKKYQTLSSSNFYLDLNENRKPALDSLKKSVVFDDFNFDGAEDVAIRNGNNNQESPFFEVYLNDSSTQQFVLNDELTNLVRSNSGMFTVNSDSKRITAYLNNECCWNLTSEYLLIPERGLLKVLEFEEDTRDSKKVTTIKREFIDYKWFTKTTIYPREVYFKEENNENTERN, from the coding sequence ATGAATTACTCCAGATTTCTAATGACATCGGTTCTTTTAGGTGGACTTTGTAGTGCACAAAACTTTTTTGAGTTACCAAATGTTTCAGAAAAATTTAGTGTTATTGTTACTGTAGAAAGTTGCACTGATAATCAATGTAGTGGCAAAGCGACTTTTGATATTTATGATAAAAGTTCAATGAAAAAATATCAGACTTTATCTTCAAGTAATTTCTATTTAGATTTAAATGAAAACCGAAAGCCAGCTTTAGATTCATTAAAAAAATCGGTTGTTTTTGATGATTTTAATTTTGACGGAGCTGAAGATGTTGCCATTAGAAACGGAAATAATAATCAAGAGAGCCCTTTTTTTGAGGTTTATTTAAATGATTCTTCTACACAACAGTTTGTATTAAATGATGAGCTCACCAATTTGGTTCGTTCTAATTCCGGAATGTTTACAGTAAATTCTGATAGTAAGCGGATTACTGCTTATTTAAATAACGAATGTTGCTGGAATCTTACTTCAGAATATCTTCTCATTCCCGAAAGAGGATTATTGAAAGTATTAGAGTTTGAAGAAGATACAAGAGATTCAAAAAAAGTTACCACCATAAAAAGAGAATTTATAGATTATAAATGGTTTACAAAAACCACCATTTATCCCAGAGAGGTATATTTTAAAGAAGAAAATAATGAAAATACAGAAAGAAATTGA
- a CDS encoding chorismate-binding protein: MIYFKFPFDEKLYSTDENSTINSIDFNYFNTNEKIKIVGKIIEKDLTEFENLKIISEILPKDETQFIAETQEEYLQKLEEVIQIIKENDLPKLVLSRRKIFTDFTEIDLKESFNNLCKNYPNAFKYLFFDGKTSWMGAFSEVLGKYNKSTHEFETMSIAGTIPVSEEWTEKEIEEQKPVSSYIRNILEKYSDLNSIQESETYDHISGNIKHLKTDFKIKINPENLDSIIHELHPTPAVCGIPKDFCREIIEKVEKFPRELYAGYIKIETEDYIQYFVNLRCARLYKNAVHLFVGGGITVQSNPKKEWNETELKSEAVLKNLVFTP; this comes from the coding sequence ATGATCTATTTCAAATTTCCTTTTGACGAGAAACTCTATTCAACAGACGAAAATTCTACAATTAATTCAATTGATTTCAATTATTTTAACACTAATGAAAAAATTAAAATTGTTGGAAAAATTATTGAAAAAGACCTTACGGAATTTGAAAATTTAAAAATCATTTCGGAAATTTTACCCAAAGATGAAACTCAGTTTATTGCAGAAACTCAAGAGGAATATTTGCAAAAACTCGAAGAAGTCATTCAAATTATCAAAGAAAATGATCTTCCAAAACTTGTGCTTTCCAGAAGAAAGATCTTCACAGATTTTACTGAAATAGATTTAAAAGAAAGTTTCAATAATCTTTGCAAAAATTACCCCAATGCTTTCAAATACTTGTTTTTTGATGGTAAAACATCGTGGATGGGCGCTTTTTCTGAGGTTTTAGGAAAATACAATAAATCGACTCATGAGTTTGAAACGATGAGCATTGCCGGAACAATTCCTGTTTCTGAAGAATGGACAGAAAAAGAGATTGAAGAGCAGAAACCTGTTTCATCTTATATCAGAAATATTTTAGAAAAATACAGTGACTTAAATTCTATTCAGGAATCAGAAACGTATGACCATATTTCAGGAAATATCAAACATTTAAAAACAGATTTTAAAATAAAAATCAATCCTGAAAATTTAGATTCTATTATTCACGAACTTCATCCGACTCCAGCAGTGTGCGGAATTCCTAAAGATTTTTGCCGAGAAATTATAGAAAAAGTAGAAAAATTCCCCCGTGAATTATATGCTGGTTACATCAAGATTGAAACTGAAGATTACATTCAGTATTTCGTTAATTTACGTTGTGCCAGACTCTATAAAAACGCTGTTCATCTTTTCGTTGGTGGCGGAATTACCGTTCAAAGCAACCCTAAAAAAGAATGGAATGAAACTGAGCTTAAATCTGAAGCGGTGCTGAAAAATTTAGTCTTTACTCCTTAA